A single window of Leclercia adecarboxylata DNA harbors:
- a CDS encoding cyclopropane-fatty-acyl-phospholipid synthase family protein, translating into MHWQPFRGTAPTTMTIYSASFPDVSDNWPMKDEVTRELNAVDRALKADPQLMPPLIEKDASGEKTIKCQHQWSEKAFATRPAVVAWRTRLVPTALALYAIQNPLDEHLPDGTRMDSRSRQWFIHANDAIGIRSRAKVLSVLAEQYLHNDIDNVWVSLASGAAVPVLEALRSAHLDGQNVHLTLVDYDPVSLRWAEKMAAAEGLRVGEQVTILQRDLKDGLIHSDKLIQELGEGKVELVDALGIFEYFNDTEAVTFLQHVLRLIKPGGALIISNMLTSSPQIDFALRCIGWTPIFPRTLQQLQDIHLAAGIAVENVTVIVPKDGVYAVMEVRV; encoded by the coding sequence ATGCACTGGCAACCCTTTCGCGGCACCGCGCCGACCACCATGACGATCTACAGCGCGTCGTTTCCCGATGTCAGCGACAACTGGCCGATGAAAGACGAGGTGACGCGTGAGCTGAACGCCGTCGATCGAGCGTTAAAGGCGGACCCGCAGCTAATGCCGCCGCTGATTGAAAAGGATGCCAGCGGCGAGAAGACGATTAAATGTCAGCATCAGTGGTCTGAAAAGGCTTTCGCGACACGTCCGGCGGTCGTCGCCTGGCGTACCCGGCTGGTGCCCACCGCGCTGGCCCTGTACGCCATCCAGAACCCGCTGGATGAGCATCTCCCCGACGGCACCCGGATGGACAGCCGCAGCCGCCAGTGGTTTATCCACGCCAACGATGCTATCGGCATCCGTTCCCGGGCGAAGGTGCTCTCCGTGCTGGCGGAACAGTATCTGCATAATGACATCGACAACGTCTGGGTCAGCCTCGCCAGCGGGGCGGCCGTCCCGGTGCTGGAGGCGCTGCGCAGCGCCCATCTGGACGGGCAAAACGTGCATTTAACCCTGGTGGATTACGATCCCGTTTCCCTGCGCTGGGCAGAGAAAATGGCCGCCGCCGAAGGGCTGAGAGTCGGGGAGCAGGTGACGATATTGCAGCGCGATCTGAAAGACGGCCTGATCCACAGCGATAAACTGATACAGGAACTGGGCGAAGGCAAGGTCGAGCTGGTGGACGCGCTGGGGATCTTCGAATACTTCAACGACACCGAGGCAGTGACCTTCCTGCAACATGTCCTGCGCCTGATTAAACCCGGCGGAGCGCTGATTATCTCCAATATGCTCACCAGCAGCCCGCAGATTGATTTCGCCCTGCGCTGTATCGGCTGGACGCCCATCTTCCCGCGTACGTTACAGCAGCTGCAGGATATTCATCTCGCGGCGGGCATCGCAGTGGAAAACGTCACGGTGATCGTGCCGAAAGACGGGGTATATGCGGTGATGGAGGTGCGGGTTTAG
- the uraH gene encoding hydroxyisourate hydrolase: MKKTAPLLILAAMAFAPVAFGAAPAGTLSVHILDQQTGTPPPGVTVTLEKQQQDKWTPLASGKTDQDGRIKSLYPADQDMQPGVYKVTFKTAEYFHGNKLESFFPEIPVLFTVTRTNEKLHIPLLLSQYGYSTYKGS; this comes from the coding sequence ATGAAAAAAACTGCCCCTCTGCTGATCCTCGCCGCTATGGCCTTTGCCCCTGTCGCCTTTGGTGCCGCCCCTGCCGGCACCCTGAGCGTGCATATTCTTGACCAGCAAACCGGCACGCCGCCGCCGGGCGTCACCGTTACGCTGGAAAAGCAGCAGCAGGATAAATGGACCCCGCTTGCCAGCGGCAAAACTGACCAGGACGGACGCATTAAATCGCTCTATCCGGCGGATCAGGATATGCAGCCAGGCGTCTATAAAGTGACCTTCAAAACGGCAGAATACTTCCATGGCAACAAGCTGGAGTCGTTCTTCCCGGAGATCCCGGTGCTGTTTACCGTCACCCGCACCAACGAAAAACTTCACATTCCACTGCTGCTCAGCCAGTACGGTTATTCGACCTATAAGGGCAGCTAA
- a CDS encoding AAA family ATPase, producing MINTLHIQNYRSIRDLSLDLQQLNIVFGPNGTGKSNIYKAIHLMHSAAQGQFSQALANEGGILKVFWAGKTRSDRLRRMNLAVETETYEYELQVGFVEKLPYPSQFQLDPVIKEESIWLSGQHRRPSSQLMKRKNQAVFLNNVHHEKVTHSGTLYENESVFGQLGEPHLYPEVSQMRESLRNWRFYHEFSVSSGSAIRAPQVGFRSPVLASDGANLAAAFQTIVEIGDELLLMRILDQAFPGCVFYSDNTGGRFRMMMQREGLSRPLEPAEFSDGTLRFLCLAVALLSPRPPAFIALNEPENSLHPQMLPALASLIAEASRYSQIWLTSHSPELATLIEKHRSFSLYQLSMVEGETRMEKLG from the coding sequence ATGATCAATACCCTGCATATTCAAAACTACCGCTCGATTCGCGACCTGTCGCTGGATCTGCAGCAGCTCAATATCGTCTTCGGTCCGAACGGCACCGGGAAATCCAATATTTACAAGGCGATCCACCTGATGCACAGCGCGGCGCAGGGGCAGTTTTCCCAGGCGCTGGCCAATGAAGGCGGGATTTTAAAGGTCTTCTGGGCGGGCAAAACCCGCAGCGATCGGCTGCGGCGCATGAATCTGGCGGTGGAAACCGAGACTTACGAATATGAACTGCAGGTGGGCTTTGTCGAAAAGCTGCCTTATCCCTCACAGTTTCAGCTCGATCCGGTGATCAAAGAGGAGTCCATCTGGCTGAGCGGCCAGCACCGACGCCCGTCGTCACAGCTGATGAAGCGCAAGAATCAGGCCGTATTTCTTAATAACGTGCATCACGAAAAAGTGACCCACAGCGGCACGCTGTATGAGAACGAATCGGTGTTCGGGCAGCTGGGGGAGCCGCACCTCTACCCGGAGGTGTCGCAGATGCGCGAGTCTTTGCGTAACTGGCGCTTTTATCATGAGTTTTCTGTCTCCTCCGGCTCGGCGATCCGCGCCCCGCAGGTGGGGTTCCGCTCCCCGGTGCTGGCCAGCGACGGCGCAAACCTGGCCGCGGCCTTTCAGACCATTGTCGAGATTGGCGACGAGCTGCTGCTGATGCGCATCCTCGACCAGGCGTTCCCCGGCTGCGTGTTTTACAGCGACAACACCGGCGGGCGTTTTCGCATGATGATGCAGCGTGAAGGCTTAAGCAGACCGCTGGAGCCCGCGGAGTTTTCCGACGGCACGCTGCGTTTTCTCTGTCTGGCGGTGGCGCTGTTAAGCCCGCGTCCGCCCGCCTTTATCGCCCTCAACGAGCCGGAAAACAGCCTGCATCCGCAGATGCTGCCCGCGCTGGCGAGTCTGATTGCCGAGGCCAGCCGTTACTCGCAGATCTGGCTCACCAGTCACTCCCCGGAGCTGGCGACGTTGATTGAAAAGCACCGATCGTTTTCGCTCTATCAGCTGTCGATGGTGGAAGGGGAAACGCGGATGGAGAAGCTGGGGTAA
- a CDS encoding lipocalin family protein: MKLWPVVTGVAIALTLVACKSPTPPKGVQPITNFDASRYLGKWYEIARLENRFERGMEQVTATYGKRSDGGISVLNRGYDPLKRKWNESEGKAYYTGEPTTAALKVSFFGPFYGGYNVIKLDDDYQYALVSGPDRDYLWILSRTPTIPDAVKQDYLNTARSLGFRVDELVWVRH; encoded by the coding sequence ATGAAACTATGGCCCGTTGTGACCGGTGTCGCCATTGCGCTGACTCTGGTTGCCTGTAAATCCCCTACGCCGCCGAAAGGCGTGCAGCCGATCACCAATTTTGATGCCAGCCGCTATCTGGGCAAGTGGTACGAAATCGCCCGTCTGGAAAACCGCTTTGAGCGCGGCATGGAGCAGGTGACCGCCACCTACGGCAAGCGCAGCGACGGCGGGATCAGCGTGCTTAACCGGGGCTATGACCCTTTGAAGCGCAAGTGGAATGAGAGCGAAGGCAAAGCCTATTACACCGGCGAGCCAACTACCGCTGCGCTGAAGGTCTCGTTCTTCGGCCCGTTCTATGGCGGTTATAACGTGATCAAGCTGGACGATGACTACCAGTACGCGCTGGTCAGCGGCCCGGATCGCGATTATCTGTGGATCCTGTCGCGTACGCCAACCATTCCGGATGCGGTGAAGCAGGATTATCTCAATACCGCGCGCAGCCTGGGCTTCCGGGTTGATGAGCTGGTATGGGTGAGACACTAA
- the tssD gene encoding type VI secretion system tube protein TssD yields MAIPVYLWLEDDSGRSIKGSVDIKNREGSIEVIELMHSVEQPIDKFSGKITSKRIYSSYAFMKEIDSSSPWLYKALSTGQTLKKAEFIFYRINYNGLEEAYFKTTLENAKVVQIEPVMFDIKHPQNARNTHQEYIDLTYEKITWHYLDGNIIHSDTWKERD; encoded by the coding sequence ATGGCTATACCTGTTTATTTGTGGCTTGAAGATGATTCTGGTCGTTCGATTAAAGGCTCAGTTGACATAAAAAACCGCGAGGGTTCAATTGAAGTCATTGAATTAATGCATTCAGTGGAGCAACCAATCGATAAATTTTCCGGAAAAATAACATCCAAGCGCATATATAGTTCTTATGCATTCATGAAAGAGATTGATTCATCATCCCCTTGGTTATATAAGGCTCTCAGCACGGGCCAAACGTTAAAAAAAGCAGAATTCATATTTTATCGAATAAATTATAACGGACTGGAGGAAGCATACTTCAAAACAACCTTAGAGAACGCGAAGGTCGTTCAAATCGAGCCCGTCATGTTTGATATCAAACACCCTCAAAATGCACGCAATACGCATCAGGAGTATATCGACCTGACATATGAAAAAATTACGTGGCATTACCTTGACGGAAACATCATCCATTCGGACACATGGAAAGAAAGAGACTAA
- a CDS encoding MBL fold metallo-hydrolase — MNITHIRNATQLITYAGKRFLIDPLLAPKDAYPGFPGTARAEIRNPTVELPCAVESLLDVDAVIVTHTHADHWDQHAIERIAKEMPIFVQHDDDARLLRSQGFHNLTVLTDNTPFGEIQLSKTHGGQHGTGRAYAVPELAELLGEACGVVFRHPDEKTLLIAGDTILRPQVADELQKLQPDVVVLNAGYAHVIGFGPIIMGAEDVLNVHFLLPQAKLVAVHMEAINHCLLTRSALREYVDANQIGEAVIIPQDGESVIV; from the coding sequence ATGAACATTACCCACATTCGCAACGCGACGCAGCTCATCACCTATGCTGGAAAACGCTTTCTGATTGACCCGCTGCTGGCACCCAAAGACGCATACCCTGGTTTCCCCGGCACCGCCCGGGCGGAGATCCGCAACCCGACGGTGGAGCTGCCCTGCGCGGTGGAAAGCCTGCTGGATGTCGATGCGGTAATCGTCACCCATACCCACGCCGATCACTGGGATCAGCATGCCATCGAGCGGATCGCCAAGGAGATGCCGATCTTTGTGCAGCACGACGATGACGCCCGGCTGCTGCGCAGCCAGGGCTTCCACAATCTGACCGTTTTGACGGACAACACGCCGTTTGGCGAGATTCAATTGAGCAAAACCCACGGCGGTCAGCACGGCACCGGCCGCGCTTACGCGGTGCCGGAGCTGGCGGAGCTGCTCGGTGAGGCGTGCGGCGTGGTGTTTCGCCATCCCGACGAAAAAACGCTGCTGATTGCAGGCGACACCATTTTGCGCCCGCAGGTCGCCGACGAACTGCAAAAGCTGCAGCCGGATGTGGTGGTGCTCAACGCCGGGTACGCGCACGTGATCGGCTTCGGGCCCATCATTATGGGTGCGGAGGATGTGCTGAATGTGCACTTCCTGCTGCCGCAGGCAAAACTTGTCGCCGTCCATATGGAGGCCATTAACCACTGCCTGCTGACGCGCAGCGCACTGCGGGAATACGTCGACGCCAACCAGATAGGTGAGGCGGTCATTATCCCTCAGGACGGGGAAAGCGTTATAGTCTGA
- a CDS encoding acetyltransferase yields MKIETAVPSHFERLVAIWESSVRATHHFLQESDITALRPLLLNAYLPNLNVVIARDETGAIHGFLGVDENRIEMLFVDDASRGKGVGSLLLKYAIDHFGANEVDVNEQNPQGVGFYQHMGFVQTGRSELDGQGNPFPLLHMRYGG; encoded by the coding sequence ATGAAAATCGAAACCGCAGTTCCTTCACACTTTGAACGTCTCGTCGCAATCTGGGAGTCCTCCGTTCGTGCCACTCACCATTTTCTGCAGGAGAGCGATATCACGGCGTTACGCCCGTTATTACTCAACGCTTATCTGCCAAATTTAAACGTTGTGATTGCTCGGGATGAAACCGGCGCCATTCACGGCTTTTTGGGCGTGGACGAAAACCGCATCGAAATGCTGTTTGTCGATGATGCGAGCCGGGGAAAAGGCGTCGGCTCGCTGTTGCTGAAGTACGCCATTGACCATTTCGGCGCTAACGAGGTGGATGTTAACGAGCAAAACCCGCAGGGCGTGGGGTTTTATCAGCATATGGGGTTTGTGCAGACCGGGCGGTCAGAGCTGGACGGGCAGGGAAATCCGTTCCCGTTGCTGCATATGCGGTATGGCGGTTAA
- a CDS encoding tlde1 domain-containing protein: MSWEYDVKEHKFYLDGVYQFDADYAGASGYKNDPAHECVKNSGPLPRGKYTIGAPYNSAHTGKYTLSLTPYSTNDMCGRDAFKIHGKSSQHPEDSSEGCIIAPLSARRSIWKSDDTELIVK; the protein is encoded by the coding sequence ATGTCGTGGGAATATGACGTAAAAGAGCACAAATTTTATCTCGATGGAGTCTACCAGTTCGATGCTGATTACGCAGGGGCAAGTGGATATAAGAACGATCCCGCTCATGAGTGCGTTAAGAACAGCGGGCCTCTGCCGCGGGGAAAATATACTATCGGTGCTCCCTATAATTCTGCCCATACAGGAAAATATACGCTGAGCCTGACACCTTATTCGACAAATGATATGTGCGGGAGAGATGCATTCAAAATTCATGGGAAAAGCAGCCAGCATCCGGAAGACTCATCTGAAGGATGTATTATTGCTCCATTAAGTGCCAGAAGGAGCATATGGAAAAGTGACGATACGGAGCTGATAGTCAAATGA
- a CDS encoding YlcI/YnfO family protein, with amino-acid sequence MQEKKKPNFDRTKSTMKNIRFEDELLEQIEKAAGKGNFSKWVKEACRKRLVSNSD; translated from the coding sequence ATGCAAGAAAAAAAGAAGCCAAATTTTGACCGCACCAAAAGCACGATGAAGAACATCCGGTTTGAGGATGAGCTTTTGGAGCAGATTGAGAAAGCTGCGGGGAAAGGTAATTTTAGTAAGTGGGTGAAAGAGGCTTGTCGTAAAAGATTGGTAAGTAATTCTGATTAG
- a CDS encoding DUF1837 domain-containing protein: MTPFNSQQVIEQRINVPDLRGYLVGFDIDDNGKYGYRLSPLILKILSALHEFCFGHHEGSSTDNTQTFTKLTESAKLLYKIDSFCKIRDLCEKTHYNDEDIPDKYLKRGEFGELILHLLLRDFHSTIPLLSKIYFKDSVGHAVHGFDSVHIDPINKELWLGESKLYTDPKNGIRELIKDVTEHFNNDYINSEFMLISKKIKGIPPSAEVDYWVDLLSSGGKVSDKLKKINIPLLCTYTCDLFDIYDDETSELFCNAYENKLNELKQYFYDNFNHPWKDRLNIILFLFPVKSKMDLVKKLHKKLTMMQSLGE, translated from the coding sequence ATGACTCCTTTTAATTCACAGCAAGTAATTGAACAAAGAATTAATGTCCCTGATTTACGAGGCTATCTAGTTGGTTTCGATATAGATGATAATGGGAAATATGGTTATAGATTATCACCATTAATACTTAAGATACTTTCTGCTCTTCATGAGTTTTGTTTTGGCCATCACGAAGGTAGTTCTACAGATAATACACAGACGTTTACTAAGTTAACAGAGTCAGCGAAGTTACTTTATAAAATTGATTCTTTTTGCAAGATTAGAGATTTGTGTGAAAAAACTCATTATAATGACGAAGATATCCCAGACAAATATTTAAAAAGAGGAGAGTTTGGAGAGTTAATTTTACATCTTCTTTTAAGAGACTTTCACTCTACAATTCCGCTTTTATCAAAAATTTACTTTAAAGATTCTGTAGGCCATGCTGTTCATGGTTTCGATTCTGTTCATATTGATCCTATAAATAAAGAGTTATGGTTAGGAGAATCAAAGCTTTATACAGATCCAAAAAATGGCATTAGGGAACTAATCAAGGATGTTACCGAGCATTTCAATAATGATTATATAAACTCTGAATTCATGCTTATTTCAAAAAAAATAAAAGGAATTCCTCCGAGTGCCGAAGTTGATTATTGGGTGGACTTATTAAGTAGTGGGGGTAAAGTTTCTGATAAACTTAAAAAGATAAACATCCCACTACTATGTACTTATACTTGTGATTTATTTGATATATATGATGATGAGACTTCCGAATTGTTCTGTAATGCGTATGAAAATAAGCTTAACGAATTAAAACAATACTTTTATGATAATTTTAATCACCCGTGGAAAGATAGGCTTAATATAATATTATTTCTTTTTCCAGTTAAAAGTAAGATGGATTTAGTTAAGAAATTACATAAAAAATTAACTATGATGCAATCATTGGGTGAATGA
- a CDS encoding YbgA family protein, whose translation MTTKPVLGISGCLTGSAVRFDGGHKRMGFVMDELAEWVNFRPVCPEMAIGLPTPRPALRLTQIASGETQMRFSKAPHEEVTQKMTDFAAGYVPKLGDLCGFIVCAKSPSCGMERVRLYDEKGNAGRKEGVGLFTAALLEAWPWLPVEEDGRLHDPVLRENFVERVFALHELNTLRANGLTRRGLLDFHSRYKLQLLAHHQAGYREIGPFVASLHEWDDLEAFFEAYREKLMTILRKPASRKNHTNVLMHIQGYFRNQLNSRQRGELRDVILHYRDGLLPILAPLTLLKHYLAEYPDRYLMTQNYFDPYPDDLGLRLAVT comes from the coding sequence ATGACAACGAAACCAGTGCTGGGTATTAGCGGATGCTTGACCGGTTCCGCCGTTCGCTTCGACGGCGGCCATAAGCGTATGGGCTTTGTCATGGATGAACTGGCAGAGTGGGTGAACTTCCGGCCCGTTTGTCCGGAAATGGCGATCGGCCTGCCGACACCTCGCCCGGCGCTGCGCCTGACGCAGATCGCCAGCGGTGAGACGCAGATGCGGTTCAGCAAAGCGCCTCACGAAGAAGTCACCCAAAAAATGACCGACTTTGCAGCAGGTTATGTGCCGAAACTGGGCGATCTCTGCGGATTTATCGTCTGTGCTAAATCGCCAAGCTGCGGCATGGAACGCGTGCGGCTGTATGATGAAAAGGGTAATGCGGGTCGCAAGGAGGGTGTCGGGCTGTTCACCGCCGCCCTGCTTGAAGCCTGGCCGTGGCTACCGGTGGAGGAAGATGGACGCCTGCATGACCCGGTGCTGCGGGAGAACTTTGTCGAGCGGGTTTTCGCGCTTCATGAGCTGAATACGCTGCGGGCGAATGGCCTGACGCGCCGCGGGTTGCTGGATTTCCATAGCCGTTACAAACTCCAGCTGCTGGCGCACCATCAGGCGGGCTACCGCGAGATTGGTCCGTTCGTCGCCTCGCTGCACGAGTGGGACGATCTGGAGGCCTTCTTCGAGGCCTATCGCGAAAAGCTGATGACGATCCTCAGAAAACCCGCGTCGCGGAAAAACCACACTAATGTGCTGATGCATATTCAGGGCTATTTCCGTAACCAGCTGAACAGCCGCCAGCGCGGCGAATTACGCGACGTGATCCTGCATTATCGCGACGGATTACTGCCGATTCTCGCCCCGCTCACGCTACTGAAACACTATCTGGCCGAATATCCCGACCGGTATCTGATGACGCAGAACTACTTTGATCCCTATCCCGACGATCTAGGTTTGCGTCTGGCCGTTACCTGA
- a CDS encoding MerR family transcriptional regulator: protein MAYSIGEFARLSGITATTLRAWQRRYGLLKPQRTEGGHRQYSDEDIQQALKILDWVKKGVPIGQVKPLLERPAPSRTNNWQTLQQTMLQRLQAGKIESLRQMIYDAGREYPRPELVVNVLRPLRSQVSANVPAVMTLREILDGIIIAYASFCLESDKKAPGDNLLLSGWHLNDPCEIWLEALARTGQGHRINILPIPPAALAPEIFPDRQWLLVTSGKLTAARKKQVEQWQQQVALEVIIL, encoded by the coding sequence ATGGCTTACTCCATCGGCGAATTCGCCAGACTCAGCGGGATCACCGCTACTACGCTGCGGGCATGGCAGCGTCGCTACGGTTTACTCAAGCCCCAGCGCACCGAGGGCGGCCATCGCCAGTACAGCGACGAAGATATCCAGCAGGCGCTGAAAATCCTCGACTGGGTGAAAAAAGGTGTGCCCATCGGCCAGGTGAAGCCGCTTCTGGAGCGCCCTGCCCCGAGCCGGACCAACAACTGGCAAACGCTGCAACAGACCATGCTGCAGCGTTTGCAGGCGGGCAAAATCGAATCCCTGCGCCAGATGATTTACGATGCCGGTCGCGAGTATCCGCGCCCGGAGCTGGTCGTAAACGTGCTACGCCCGCTGCGCAGCCAGGTCTCGGCCAACGTTCCTGCCGTCATGACCCTGCGCGAAATTCTTGATGGCATCATTATCGCCTACGCCTCGTTTTGCCTTGAGAGCGATAAAAAAGCGCCGGGCGACAACCTCCTGCTCAGCGGCTGGCACCTGAACGATCCGTGCGAAATCTGGCTCGAAGCCCTGGCGCGTACTGGCCAGGGCCACCGTATTAACATTCTGCCCATTCCCCCTGCCGCGCTGGCACCGGAGATCTTCCCGGACCGCCAGTGGCTGTTGGTCACCAGCGGTAAACTCACCGCCGCGCGCAAAAAGCAGGTGGAACAGTGGCAGCAGCAGGTTGCCCTTGAGGTAATTATCCTCTGA
- a CDS encoding GlxA family transcriptional regulator, which translates to MKLTTVAIVAVDGFSPFHYSVPCILFGDTVSGKKRFNVTICAENPGLLTSREGFALNATQDYSAIRQADIVVVPYWAHVLECPPQTLLDSLVQARGNGAEIVGLCLGSFVLGYAGILDGKRAATHWEFERQFQSLFPAVELDINALYVDDDNIITSAGTAAALDCCLYIIRQRFGSEVANQIARRMIVPPHREGGQAQFIAQPVPETTRDARINNLIDYLQRNISQPLNLDTLAESVAMSRRTLTRHFMKATGMSVASWITAERLRRSQLLLESSNLPIEAVAEQVGYLSAVTWRQQFKARFGVSPAEWRKTFRMRS; encoded by the coding sequence GTGAAGCTAACAACAGTGGCGATTGTCGCCGTCGACGGGTTCAGCCCCTTTCACTACTCTGTGCCCTGCATTCTTTTTGGCGATACCGTATCGGGTAAAAAGCGCTTTAACGTAACGATCTGCGCCGAAAACCCGGGGTTACTGACCTCCCGGGAGGGTTTCGCCCTCAATGCCACGCAGGATTATTCCGCCATCAGGCAGGCCGATATCGTCGTGGTGCCTTACTGGGCACACGTGCTTGAATGCCCGCCGCAGACGTTGCTCGACAGCCTGGTGCAGGCCAGAGGCAACGGAGCGGAAATCGTCGGGCTGTGTCTGGGGTCATTTGTTCTCGGATATGCAGGCATTCTGGATGGCAAACGGGCGGCGACTCACTGGGAATTTGAACGCCAGTTCCAGTCGCTGTTCCCGGCGGTAGAGCTGGATATCAATGCGCTTTACGTCGATGACGACAACATCATCACCTCTGCCGGGACTGCCGCAGCGCTGGACTGTTGCCTGTACATCATCCGGCAGCGCTTTGGCAGCGAGGTCGCCAACCAGATTGCCCGCCGGATGATCGTCCCGCCGCACCGCGAGGGCGGGCAGGCGCAGTTTATTGCCCAGCCGGTGCCGGAAACGACCCGCGATGCGCGGATCAACAACCTGATCGATTATCTCCAGCGTAATATCAGCCAGCCGCTGAACCTGGATACGCTGGCAGAGAGCGTGGCGATGAGTCGCCGCACGCTGACCCGCCATTTTATGAAAGCCACCGGGATGAGTGTTGCCTCGTGGATCACCGCCGAACGCCTGCGGCGTAGCCAGCTGTTGCTGGAGAGCAGCAATCTGCCGATCGAGGCGGTGGCGGAGCAGGTGGGGTACCTCTCAGCCGTGACCTGGCGCCAGCAGTTTAAAGCCCGCTTTGGCGTCAGCCCGGCGGAGTGGCGCAAAACGTTCCGTATGCGATCGTAG
- a CDS encoding SymE family type I addiction module toxin, protein MADSHSTPDITATGTERTLIVGYRPQGLDRSTPNLILSGKWLRTAGFDTGDKVTIKVMDGCIVVMAHNPHEKALLAELKLAQQKLKGIEGALAVA, encoded by the coding sequence ATGGCTGATTCACATTCTACCCCAGACATCACCGCAACCGGAACTGAGCGTACATTAATTGTGGGATATCGCCCGCAAGGTCTCGATCGCAGTACGCCAAATCTGATCCTTTCCGGCAAATGGCTGCGTACTGCGGGGTTTGATACCGGGGATAAAGTCACGATAAAAGTCATGGATGGCTGCATCGTGGTGATGGCGCACAATCCGCATGAGAAGGCGCTGCTCGCTGAGTTAAAGCTGGCGCAGCAGAAGCTAAAAGGGATTGAAGGGGCGCTTGCCGTGGCGTAA